A region of Vitis vinifera cultivar Pinot Noir 40024 chromosome 13, ASM3070453v1 DNA encodes the following proteins:
- the LOC132254913 gene encoding uncharacterized protein LOC132254913: MAKSKESSKQYSLQKGVVPKLYLQTRCSPERVIRVIENLEPKQKAAIEEIGFGSLLQLRCRKIDHGLCLWLINSFNPNTYMLQLYNTCIKLSPIDVEFIMGLRARGFKIGMNKDVGHKNDLCKKYCDKKGRLPLVMLENQIREDKEGGNDFKVRFVLFVLGALLCPTMKLFVNRSFLHLVEDIDSIKKMNWTEFVLSYLVHGIEEFKKKQQSGVCGCLLFLMLFYHEHISFEEKFLPLYTRHSPRITAWGDDEVLDRKRRLKKLGGYANEDLKIWVIENEIRDCVDGNVTTMASENEDDEKFVSNLNKDVIKRVDGGKLMEMDKTFQQLKTHLLDMAYGASSSSCDKILAKFEENYTQVKGLFLRSSGKPLRMHEEGTKNDILSCERSLEDTNNMNVNEHYLHTLSNEKLCTEDLNEKNEDACATSIEVHIIPDENENILPLPIKRSTRDYGKVCII, translated from the exons atggcaaagtccaaagaaagttcaaaacaatattCACTTCAAAAGGGTGTGGTTccaaag TTATATCTTCAGACTCGATGCTCCCCCGAGCGAGTTATTAGAGtgattgaaaatttagaacCAAAGCAAAAGGCAGCCATAGAAGAAATAGGATTTGGTAGCCTCTTGCAACTTCGATGTAGGAAAATTGATCATGGGTTATGTCTTTGGTTGATAAATAGTTTTAATCCGAACACTTATATGTTACAGTTGTATAATACTTGTATCAAATTATCCCCCAttgatgttgaatttattatgggaTTGAGGGCAAGAGGGTTCAAGATTGGCATGAACAAAGATGTTGGTCATAAGaatgatttatgtaaaaaatattgtgataaaaaaggGCGATTGCCATTAGTgatgttagaaaatcaaattagggaGGATAAAGAGGGAGGAAACGATTTTAAAGttcgttttgtattatttgtgttgGGTGCATTATTGTGCCCAACAATGAAGCTTTTTGTGAATCGCTCTTTCTTACATCTTGTGGAAGACAtcgattcaataaagaagatgaattggACAGAATTTGTGTTGTCCTATCTTGTGCACGGGATTGAAGAGTTTaagaagaaacaacaaagtggggtttgcggttgcttattgtttttaatg TTATTCTACCACGAGCATATATCCTTTGAAGAGAAATTCCTACCGCTATATACTCGACATTCTCCTCGGATTACTGCTTGGGGAGATGATGAAGTTTTGGACAGGAAACGAAGATTGAAAAAACTTGGTGGATATGCAAATGAGGAT CTCAAAATATGGGTGATAGAAAATGAGATAAGGGATTGCGTTGATGGAAATGTAACGACAATGGCGAGTGAGAATGAGGACGATGAGAAATTTGTATCCAATCTAAACAAAGATGTTATTAAACGA GTTGATGGTGGGAAGTTAATGGAGATGGATAAAACCTTTCAACAATTAAAGACACATCTACTTGATATGGCTTATGGTGCAAGTAGTAGTAGTTGTGATAAAATTTTGGCTAAATTTGAGGAGAATTATACTCAAGTGAAAGGTCTCTTCCTTAGGTCAAGCGGAAAACCTTTGAGAATGCACGAGGAAGGAACGAAGAATGACATCCTCTCATGCGAGAGAAGTTTGGAAGATACGAACAATATGAATGTGAATGAACATTATCTTCACACTTTGTCAAATGAGAAGTTATGCACCGAGGACTTGAATGAaaagaatgaagatgcatgTGCTACATCAATTGAAGTGCATATCATTCCAGACgaaaatgaaaatatcttaCCACTTCCAATCAAAAGGAGTACAAGAGATTATGGAAAGGTATgtatcatataa